A stretch of Arachis hypogaea cultivar Tifrunner chromosome 15, arahy.Tifrunner.gnm2.J5K5, whole genome shotgun sequence DNA encodes these proteins:
- the LOC112747399 gene encoding uncharacterized protein gives MCVLLPAPAEPRRDEMDALLEPPSTLSRTLDSAQLVPPFPNPNDSFSVETLASDNARPSAEAATPATGDDIYSAIIGKEDPLEDLDPSSSFRIFDDDLSSSFTAAPAPLSSSKDSDSWLFSGDAGDEPSMNEDSGSAVVPSRVGAGLWNLGNTCFLNAIVQCFTHTVPLVQGLRSCIHSAPCDGDGDRFCVICALREQIESSLGASGGVLSPSKLVDNLNHFSSMFRRYQQEDAHEFMQCVLDKLEMCFKDLKKNSTSFEDDNLVEKVFGGRSLSKLRCCNCGHSSDTYEPLIDLSLEIDNVDTLSSALESFTKVENIDAKFKCDSCKEEVSMEKQIMLDQTPSIATFHLKRFKTDGTYVEKIDKHVNFPLELDLQPYTISHQNNNVPLKYELYAVVVHIGFSSTSGHYFSFVRSAPDTWHKLDDSKVTMVSEESVLSEEAYILFYARQGTPWLSSIMELMPCTGPNTLNTSPKSVLDIIDNKYTANPVITANTEGSKVSEPGKFLEQQFHYSCQKRHELHEINDVGDTSHDCKQSPPRPNCVGFSGSNVSLNTQMPLPNNAIPNIGGSSFNGNSPTDGSPDKNKHSGEAVDIAVNDSFHPLTPPSSPLYTPDQSYYIPRDHLKSENRIRCKRSLNTLVLDSERQEALKCVKKMSGSRKEALLQFVSPISEPSNKRKRKIDSSLCKKRSPHSASSKSNHLRPVAAGISR, from the exons ATGTGTGTCTTACTCCCTGCACCCGCTGAGCCCCGGCGGGACGAGATGGACGCTCTTTTGGAACCACCGAGTACTCTTTCCAGAACCCTAGATTCCGCACAATTGGTTCCTCCGTTCCCTAATCCGAACGACTCCTTCTCCGTAGAAACCCTAGCCTCCGACAACGCTCGTCCGTCGGCCGAGGCGGCGACACCTGCCACCGGCGATGATATCTATTCCGCCATTATAGGTAAGGAGGATCCGCTCGAGGATCTGGACCCGTCTTCCTCGTTTCGCATCTTTGACGACGATTTGTCTTCGTCGTTCACGGCGGCGCCGGCGCCGTTGTCGTCTTCGAAAGATTCCGATTCTTGGCTGTTCTCTGGAGACGCTGGTGATGAGCCTTCGATGAACGAGGACTCTGGTTCCGCAGTTGTACCTTCTAGAGTG GGAGCGGGGCTTTGGAATCTTGGTAACACATGCTTTCTAAATGCGATTGTGCAGTGCTTTACGCACACAGTGCCGCTAGTCCAGGGTCTTCGATCATGCATTCATTCTGCACCTTGCGACG GTGATGGTGATAGGTTTTGCGTTATTTGTGCCCTCCGTGAGCAGATTGAAAGCTCCTTAGGAGCTTCAGGAGGAGTTCTTTCACCTTCAAAGCTTGTTGATAATTTGAACC ATTTTTCATCCATGTTTAGAAGATACCAGCAGGAGGATGCCCATGAATTTATGCAGTGTGTCTTAGATAAGCTTGAAATGTgttttaaagatttgaaaaagaatagtACGAGTTTTGAAGATGATAATCTAGTAGAGAAAGTATTTGGAGGTCGATCCCTTAGTAAG CTGCGTTGCTGTAACTGTGGCCATTCTTCTGACACTTATGAACCACTGATTGACCTGAGTTTGGAGATAGATAATGTAGATACACTTTCAAGTGCTCTGGAGTCATTCACTAAGGTGGAGAACATTGATGCTAAGTTTAAATGTGATAGCTGCAAGGAAGAAGTGTCAATGGAGAAGCAAATTATGCTGGATCAGACTCCTTCAATTGCAACTTTTCATTTAAAGAGATTTAAGACAGATGGGACCTATGTTGAAAAGATTGATAAGCATGTAAATTTCCCACTGGAGTTGGACTTACAGCCTTACACCATTTCTCATCAAAACAATAAT GTGCCATTGAAATATGAACTGTATGCAGTTGTTGTGCATATTGGGTTTTCGTCTACTTCaggacattacttttcctttgTTCGCTCTGCACCAGATACATGGCATAAGTTGGATGATTCAAAG GTCACTATGGTCTCAGAAGAATCTGTCTTGTCTGAAGAGGCATACATACTGTTTTATGCGAGACAGGGTACACCATGGCTTTCAAGTATTATGGAACTAATGCCGTGCACAGGTCCAAATACTTTGAATACATCTCCAAAGTCTGTTCTAGATATCATTGACAACAAATATACAGCAAATCCTGTTATAACTGCAAATACTGAAGGGAGCAAGGTTAGTGAACCTGGCAAATTTTTGGAGCAGCAATTTCATTATTCTTGTCAAAAAAGACACGAGTTGCACGAGATCAATGATGTTGGGGATACTTCTCATGACTGCAAGCAATCTCCTCCTAGGCCAAATTGTGTTGGTTTTAGTGGCTCTAATGTTTCCCTTAATACCCAAATGCCACTTCCAAATAATGCCATCCCGAATATTGGTGGTTCATCTTTCAATGGAAATTCACCTACTGATGGTAGTCCTGATAAAAACAAGCACAGCGGGGAAGCTGTTGACATTGCTGTGAATGACAGTTTTCATCCCTTAACACCACCCAGCTCACCTCTATATACTCCAG ATCAGAGTTACTATATTCCACGTGATCATTTGAAGTCAGAGAATCGCATCAGATGTAAAAGATCATTAAATACACTAGTGTTGGATTCTGAGAGACAAGAAGCTCTGAAATGTGTTAAGAAGATGTCTGGTTCAAGGAAAGAAGCATTGCTGCAGTTTGTTAGTCCAATCAGTGAACCCTCCAACAAAAGGAAAAGGAAGATTGATTCTTCACTGTGTAAGAAACGCAGCCCTCATAGTGCTtcctcaaaatcaaaccatttgCGCCCCGTGGCTGCAGGAATTTCTCGGTGA
- the LOC112747401 gene encoding uncharacterized protein — MATVNKTLHTLVFLLLLALGICSATSRVLLTFDGIGGGSGGGSGGGGGYGLGGDHAGVVGYGGGSGGGEGGGVGYGGAGGGHGGGGGGGAGYGAGGDHGIVYGSGGEYEGQPGGGYGGGEGGGAGGGYGGGAEHGYGGGGGSGGGGGAGYGAGGAHGGGYGSGGGAGGGYGGAGEEHDSGYGSGGGGGSGGGYGAGGDHGAGGYGGGEGGGSGGGYGGGAGGEHGIGYGGGSGGGSGGGYGGAGGEHGIVYGGGGGSGGGGGVGYGGAGGAHGGGYGSGGGAGGGGGAYGGGAYGGGAGGGSYGAGGAHGSGYGGGGGSGGGHGGYYIP; from the coding sequence ATGGCTACTGTAAACAAAACACTTCACACTCTTGTTTTCTTACTACTCTTGGCTCTTGGGATATGCTCTGCCACAAGTAGGGTTTTGCTCACTTTTGATGGCATTGGAGGTGGGAGTGGTGGCGGctccggtggtggtggtggttatgGACTTGGTGGGGATCATGCTGGTGTTGTTGGTTATGGAGGTGGGAGTGGTGGTGGAGAAGGTGGAGGAGTAGGATatggtggtgctggtggtggacatggtggtggtggaggaggcgGAGCTGGGTATGGTGCTGGGGGTGATCATGGTATTGTATATGGCAGTGGTGGTGAATATGAGGGACAGCCAGGTGGTGGAtacggaggaggagaaggaggtggGGCCGGTGGTGGTTATGGTGGCGGTGCAGAACATGGATATGGAGgaggtggtggtagtggtggtggtggtggagctgGGTATGGTGCAGGTGGAGCTCATGGGGGAGGATATGGTTCTGGAGGAGGAGCTGGTGGAGGATATGGTGGTGCAGGTGAGGAACACGATAGTGGTTATGGGAGCGGGGGCGGCGGAGGGTCTGGAGGAGGTTATGGTGCTGGTGGAGACCATGGTGCAGGTGGTTATGGGGGTGGTGAAGGAGGAGGATCAGGGGGAGGCTatggtggtggtgctggtggaGAGCATGGCATTGGTTATGGAGGCGGTTCAGGTGGTGGATCCGGTGGAGGATATGGTGGTGCTGGTGGAGAACATGGCATTGTCTATGGAGGAGGTGGCGGAAGTGGTGGTGGGGGTGGTGTAGGGTACGGTGGTGCTGGAGGAGCACATGGAGGTGGCTATGGAAGTGGTGGCGGAGCTGGTGGAGGCGGTggagcatatggtggtggtgctTATGGTGGCGGAGCTGGAGGTGGTAGTTATGGGGCAGGCGGTGCACATGGTAGTGGTTATGGAGGAGGCGGTGGAAGTGGGGGTGGTCATGGTGGTTATTATATTCCCTAA